In Helianthus annuus cultivar XRQ/B chromosome 8, HanXRQr2.0-SUNRISE, whole genome shotgun sequence, a single genomic region encodes these proteins:
- the LOC110910556 gene encoding uncharacterized protein LOC110910556, whose product MISSVEAHLWQAAFPTFGGSMGVRPLEAGEQYWYEEIRDHFMYPVAGAFANPPTSTEGVLHNLGIDPEEKKKKSKKKKIITIDAEVTSKKGGSSRATTGAADKGTLRFRQSNLEDYVITSDSLEGLSHIGEKKTGAAGSKSSGSAGSRNPDAGATPSSIALDEEEEEEEEEPVEKLVSRKRSREETTTGTSIAQKAGGIPLIGKQSNLRSLYKFSPVSVEAKKKTREKKGVVFKDPQEPTLKKTKVIIKPFKTTRVESEKEKEKVAEKPVDKVVEKEKEREKKKASEKPTGDAKETGAAATTAHEKTQSPEVVHVTGLDQPSYEKRKEPEFEKLTKPAQADAPIRTIQVTSTTGGSGSAIHKEKTAAAGGVSSGGAGGSIPQSSIGPTDTVGDIYYKTYTEEARDNAPHRAPWGLKQKDTFLEVNRQRAQTHDALYHAYVVGEANTHAANHQIVREWRTMVRERAEWEKYHERLLKQVKEYEKAKAAIAEEKAKFEADKKSEEWGREGLRGKLRTAEDLLAKERAEWKKICEKNNPRMYAARSKITDLEAQVTELKGKVEDVQSDREHVEAELKAQVSSKDKDLAAKDVEIAELKCRLQEQTDKSESLEIDLEAKRVKAATAEEAKQKAKEARDISTSALNVAQNNYSEAQGVVDTLVAEAEWMRGRGVVLMANSILNAGELDGAVASLIDPSRAILDPPETVELSDEEPAKNDGDGDGDGDGNGDKHDDGDGGDGYE is encoded by the exons ATGATATCGAGTGTAGAAGCGCATCTTTGGCAAGCTGCCTTCCCCACCTTTGGTGGGTCCATGGGCGTGCGCCCGCTGGAAGCAGGAGAGCAATATTGGTATGAAGAGATTAGGGATCACTTTATGTATCCAGTTGCTGGAGCTTTTGCCAATCCACCTACTTCAACCGAAG gtgtgttgcacAACCTCGGGattgacccagaggagaaaaagaaaaagtcCAAGAAGAAGAAAATCATAACTATCGATGCTGAGGTGACCAGCAAGAAAGGTGGGAGTAGCCGCGCGACTACTGGTGCTGCTGATAAAGGTACTCTACGCTTTCGTCAGAGTAACTTGGAGGATTACGTTATTACCAGTGACTCACTTGAAGGTTTGTCGCATATAGGCGAGAAGAAGACCGGAGCCGCTGGTTCAAAGAGCTcagggagcgcgggttctcggaACCCAGATGCTGGGGCCACTCCGTCTTCCATCGCGCTTGATGAAgaggaggaggaagaagaagaggaacCTGTTGAGAAGTTGGTGAGCAGGAAGAGAAGTAGGGAAGAGACCACAACTGGCACGTCTATTGCGCAGAAGGCTGGTGGAATCCCTTTAATCGGAAAACAGAGCAATCTGCGCTCTCTTTATAAATTTTCTCCTG TTTCTGTAGAGGCCAAAAAGAAGACCCGTGAAAAGAAGGGTGTCGTGTTTAAAGATCCCCAAGAGCCAACGCTGAAGAAGACCAAAGTTATAATCAAGCCTTTCAAGACTACTAGGGTAGAGTCTGAGAAGGAGAAAGAGAAGGTTGCTGAGAAGCCAGTTGATAAGGTTGTAGAGAAGGAAAAGGAGAGGGAGAAAAAGAAGGCTTCTGAAAAACCTACTGGTGATGCCAAGGAGACCGGGGCCGCTGCTACAACTGCACATGAAAAAACGCAAAGTCCGGAGGTCGTCCATGTCACGGGGCTTGACCAGCCCTCTTATGAGAAAAGGAAGGAACCTGAGTTTGAGAAGCTGACTAAGCCTGCGCAGGCTGATGCCCCCATTCGGACTATTCAAGTAACTTCTACTACTGGGGGATCAGGTTCTGCTATTCACAAGGAAAAAACCGCTGCTGCAGGTGGCGTGAGCTCTGGTGGCGCTGGGGGGTCTATACCGCAGTCTTCCATCGGCCCTACTGACACTGTGGGTGATATTTATTATAAAACTTACACAGAGGAGGCTCGCGACAATGCTCCTCACCGAGCTCCTTGGGGTTTGAAGCAAAAGGACACTTTCTTGGAGGTCAACCGTCAAAGGGCGCAGACTCACGATGCGCTGTATCATGCTTATGTTGTTGGGGAAGCCAACACTCATGCCGCCAACCACCAGATCGTGCGTGAGTGGCGCACGATGGTTAGAGAGCGGGCTGAGTGGGAAAAATACCATGAGCGCTTATTGAAGCAGGTTAAGGAGTATGAGAAGGCGAAGGCTGCAATTGCCGAAGAAAAGGCAAAGTTTGAGGCTGATAAGAAATCAGAAGAGTGGGGCCGTGAAGGCCTTAGGGGCAAGCTTCGTACCGCTGAAGATCTGTTGGCGAAGGAGCGCGCGGAGTGGAAGAAAATTTGTGAGAAAAACAATCCACGTATGTATGCCGCGCGTTCTAAAATCACAGATCTCGAGGCTCAAGTTACTGAATTGAAAGGGAAGGTTGAGGATGTTCAATCCGATAGAGAACATGTTGAG GCTGAGTTGAAAGCGCAGGTATCCAGTAAGGATAAAGACCTGGCGGCTAAGGATGTTGAGATTGCTGAATTGAAATGTCGTTTGCAAGAGCAAACCGACAAAAGTGAGTCCTTAGAAATCGATCTTGAGGCCAAACGAGTGAAAGCTGCCACTGCTGAGGAGGCCAAGCAGAAAGCTAAGGAGGCGCGAGACATAAGTACATCTGCCCTCAATGTGGCGCAAAACAATTACTCTGAGGCTCAAGGCGTCGTTGACACGCTGGTTGCCGAGGCTGAGTGGATGCGTGGTAGAGGAGTAGTTCTG ATGGCCAACTCTATCCTAAATGCTGGAGAACTCGATGGAGCTGTTGCTTCTCTCATAGATCCCTCACGTGCG ATTCTCGACCCTCCAGAGACTGTGGAGTTGTCTGATGAAGAACCAGCTAaaaatgatggtgatggtgatggtgatggcgaTGGTAATGGTGATAAGCATGacgatggtgatggtggtgacgGTTATGAGTAG